Genomic window (Drosophila albomicans strain 15112-1751.03 chromosome X, ASM965048v2, whole genome shotgun sequence):
CGCGGTCGATCAACGGTCTAGTTGCCTCCGGCGTGACGTCACGTGGCGCAAAACCGGTGCCGCCGGTGGTCAGAATGATGTGGACATCGCCACGATCAATCCACTTGCGCAGCTCGCGTTGTATCAGATCGCGTTCATCGGGCAGCACGCTGGCAATAACATCGGCATTGTCGAAGGATTCACCAATCAGCGTCACCAGCCGTGGTCCGCTGCGATCCTTTGCAGGCTCCTCATAACAGCTGTCACTAACtgctcccaaaaaaaaaacaaaaaaaaaaagtttgtagaTCGTTCTCATAGAATTGAAGTTTTGAGAAGTTCTACTTACTTGTTAATACAGCAAATGTGATGGCATCCATGGCGACATTTATGTAAGCTCTGTTGCGCAGTTGCTCACTACTTGCTGCTaccaattaaattaaattgtgtttaatAAAGCGTTTAGCACTCAAAACGAAACACGCACCAAAAAAACTTTTCGATTGCTTCGACCGTTTTTGTAAGCCACAACGCGTTTTGGGCATTTTTAGTGCATTTCACTCTTTACTTCTGATTCCAGGCGCGTGTACACACTGGCAAGGcaacatttcaaaaaattgccaattggaattttatatttcacttAAATAATGGGTTTTACCAATTTGCATATAGTTGTTGTACAATCGTAatgttaatttatgttttatttacactacactacaacaataaaaaaaaataataaagatttatATAGCGTAACAATTAACTGAACATCACGAATTCCACTGGGtcatttttatgtatttatttgcctgGTGTTGcgccagctccagctccagctccgcCAGCAGCCTTTGCGCGCTCCTCCAGAGGATCGTAGCCGGACGCCATCTTCTCTTTAAACTGTTCATACGTGCGCTTGCGATCGAAATGTTTCACCCATTGGCCAGGGCAGGATTTCTCAAAGGCCTTGCGCATTGCTTGACAGGCACTGGGCACTTTTTCGCCGCTTGTCGAACTGTGCTTGGGCGCATTCTCGTCCAAACACTTCCAGTAGTCATCACGATTCGCCCAGCACTTGGCACGCTCCGCTTTGTCCGGAAAACTCATATTGGCAGTGAACGATTTGTTTTGATACGATGGGGGGATGTGCTGTGATTTTGTAGTCTGCTTCTTAGTCCACTATCTGGTTTTGCATGCTACACGGTCGTCAAATCGTCTCCTGTTATTGCAGTCTTGCAAGTCTGCattgtaaaacattttaaatacacgTAAATTAACATATAAGTTTAGCGTTTAACAAATATTCATCAGAACCAACctcaaaaaattacaaaacataCAATTTGCCGAAACTGTGTGCCCAGCTGTGCGGTAATATTGCCCTAACAGCTGTGCGGCAAAATTAAATGACTGGCAATATTGCACGCAGGGTTGCACTGAGAAATCGATGCGCGCAATCGATATCGAgcttttgaatttcaaatatgactgttacacacagcacacacatttgatttgattaaacGCATGATTTTTCAgttgtattacaattttatttgatttaatatctCTGTGACctatatttaacattattggctttcaatttcaactaatcagtgtgtgtgtggtctatccaaaataataaaaatattgtacttGCTTAtcaattccaaaaataaaaataaaatatatgtatatggaacaaaacaaataatcgCATACCGATAACAATAAAAACGTGAGTGTATCTACTTAATTGGTAAATGTCGTGCGTGGAAACcgttatacatatacatacatacacatattgtatttatgcaaatattgtttatatatatgataCATAAATTACGTATTGAAAATGCTGCTCTGCGGTTCATATGCAAAATAGGGGGCGCAATAACTGCCCCGTTTTAATTGAGCAAATGGCCACGACGAGCTCTCTAGACATacataatacaatataataataataatgataataaaatatgatgtGTGAACTCTAGGAACACTGCAAATCTCAATGCGGTGATGTTCGTTTGTATTACAAAttggatttcttttttttctctttctttcgatTCTCAAATGACATTTTAATATCGTTAGATATAGCATAGTtatacaattatatttgattaacAGTTGTGGATCTCTCTATAGTGTGTGGATTTATTTCAGCAATGATTACTTATCcttaatgtatatatatatttttttatatttatatatatctattgtacatacatataaacatttacacaaatacatttattaagtTGGGAGGCCACGCTGTAAACGCTGCAATACCTCTATGtacatctatgtatatatatattgtatatatattctatatttcttAATAGATCTCAAATGATGTGATTCGTTAGACGCAAGGATATGGTTGGAACTCAAAGATTAAGTAAGATGAttaagatgatgatgatgctgctttAAGTGGTCACATCTTAAAATGCATTGCAGTCaatgtattgtattgtttatttttttttttatgttgtattATTCCTGTAGTACCTTATGTCCTGGCCTCCACACGTAGTATTAAACTCGATCCAGTCGAGGGAATGAGCCATACAGTGGGGCGGCGCGGGGTTCTTTGAAAGCTTTTGAGGCACTTGTGGCTTTCTAGCGCAAAGCGAAAATGCAGCAGCCATTACAGTTCAATTAACCATAACAGTAGCGACCAGGCTGTAACTTCGACGTCAACATCCGCCGTTAACTGTTACAGTTGCTTTGCCGTTTAAActacaaaaccaaaaacaaaacaaaaaaaaaagcaacaaaaagaattcGGAAATGGGCGACACGACAATGGGCAACACCTCTTTTATCTCTGGCACACAATCTCAATCTCTGCCTTCAAAAAAACTAGTTTTTCCGTTTGCTATATATGaatctgtgtatgtgtgtgtgtgtgagtatttaTGACTAAAATACAATGTTCAATGTTACAAGTATTAACGACTATCAGTACTTTGCCCAGCACAAACATTCAATGATCAATTTTgattcttttgttgttgtgtataaTTTGTTATAGATTTATGTTTAGTTTGAATGCATGCTCAATCGAATTGGTCTAAATAATGTTTGCCAAagaaacacatacacaaacatacatacatacacatgcatattaGACATAACTAGTTATATATTGTAGTAGAAAACaagttataatttattgttaaattcaCGTTGTGAGTGCGAttggttgttgcttttgctgttgttgttattgttgtctcgctattgtgtgttgcattgttgctgcttgttaaAGCTCGTTTAACAATTCcaaaattacatacatacatatagtatatagtatctGTACATacgtattatatatatgtgcaCTCTATATGCTTATGTATTGTTGCCTATGACTAGATACAATTCTATCTCTGCTTTTCGCGTTTGTTCTTCGCTCTCTCAATCGTTTAGCTTAACAtttaaacaatacaaaaaaaaagggatgtcttaaacatttatgtatacatatatcttgtatatatatatgtatatatatttatagattgttttgttttgccattatttttgtattgcacAATGCGGCATGCAGCTTATTGTatgattttgtgtgtgtttttgttttgttattaaaagtAGTAAAAAGAAAACGTATTTAATTAgctcataaaaacaaatacataataataataataaaaaaaattaatgtgtGTCATCACGTACAtgctacatacatatacatacatgtataaacaaataactaaattaaatgtgtCGGTAGATAAAACCTTCAAACATATTTTGGCAGTCGCAGATTGCCAACACatcaacaatttgaattttgttgctgctgctgctgctattcttgttgtttctttgtgttgtattttgcatatttatttgtaatatggCGCTTGCAATTCCTTTTTCCTTTGTGTGTGATGCTTGGCAACTTGGCTTGGCCAAGAGAGTCCATGTCGAATTGATTCGTTTTGACGTATTCCGTTCACTGTTTGTTGTGTCCTCTGTTTAAAGTGTTGGCGTTTGGCATTGCTCTTGTCGCACAGCCTCCGCAGCCACTGGCAACGCTTCCTCCTCGCCGCCCGTCACTGTGGGCGAAGCATTCGAGCTTCCGCTATGCAACGCGTACTTGCAGCTGGCTGTGAGACAACGACAACCGCCGCCGCTGGCACGTTGCTCCGCACGCCAGAACTTGTCACCATAATCGTAGCTAGAAAAAAGTTGAAGAAGTAAATAATCAATCTGCAA
Coding sequences:
- the LOC117568330 gene encoding cytochrome c oxidase assembly factor 6 homolog, which translates into the protein MSFPDKAERAKCWANRDDYWKCLDENAPKHSSTSGEKVPSACQAMRKAFEKSCPGQWVKHFDRKRTYEQFKEKMASGYDPLEERAKAAGGAGAGAGATPGK